The sequence CGATGGTGCCGCTGCGCTGGGTCGCCCGGGCCCGGGCCCAGATCCCGTCCTCGGCCGCGACCAGCCGCTCGGCGGCCTCGTCGCCGAGCCCGCAGGCCTTCCAGCCGTCGCCGAGCTCGATCGTGTGCCAGGGCGTGAGCGTGCCGCCCCAGTCGAAGAGCACGGCCGTGACCGTCACCGGGTCACCGCCCAGACCACGTCGTCCAGGCTCGACTCGGACGCCTCGCCGGTGACCCGGTCGCGGACCTCGACCACGCCCTCGGCCGAGCGGCGCCCGACGACCACGACGTGCGGCACGCCGAGCAGCTCGGCGTCGGTGAGCTTGACCCCGGCCGAGGCCTCCCGGTCGTCGAGGAGCACCCGCAGCCCGGTGTCCTCCAGCCGCTCGGCCAGGTCCCGGGCGTGCGCCGGCTGGTCACCGCGCCCGACCGGCACGATGTGGACGTCGTACGGGGAGACCTCGCGGGGCCAGATCAGCCCGCGCTCGTCGTGGTGCTGCTCGGCGACCACGGCGACCGCCCGGGACACGCCGATCCCGTACGAGCCCATGGTCGGGCGGACCAGCGCGCCGTCCGGACCGGAGACGTCCAGCTCGAAGGCGTCGGTGTACTTGCGGCCGAGCTGGAAGACGTGCCCGACCTCGACGCCGCGCTCCAGCACCAGCGGCGCGCCGCAGGTCGGGCACGGGTCGCCGTCGAGCACGGTGACCACGTCGGCGTACTGCTCGACGGTGAAGTCGCGGCCGGCGACCACGTTGCGGGCGTGCCGGTCGGGCTTGTTGGCGCCGGTGACCCAGCTGGTGCCGGGCGAGACCCGCCGGTCGGCCAGGTAGCGGAAGGCAGTGCCCGCCATCCCCTGCGGGCCGACGTAGCCGCGGACCAGCTCGGGCCGGCCGGCGAAGTCGGCCGGCTCGAACAGCCGGACCGGGCCCAGCACGCCCTCCACCCGGCCCAGGTCGACCTCCCGGTCGCCGGGCACGCCGATCGCGACGACTTCGTCCCCGGCCAGCACGAGCAGGTTCTTCAGCGTCGCCGACGCCGGAACGCCCACCGCCGCGGCCAGCGTCTCGATCGTCGGCGTGTCCGGGGTGTCCAGCTCCTCCACCGGCCCGGGCTCGGCGATCGGGGCGGTCCGGGACGGCGACGGGACGGCCTCGGTGTTGGCCGCGTACCCGCACTGCGCGCAGGAGGCGAACGTGTCCTCGCCGACCGGCGTCGGGGCCAGGAACTCCTCCGACCGGGAGCCGCCCATCGCCCCGGACACCGCCGAGACCACCCGGACGTCGATCCCGAGCCGGGCGAAGATCCGCAGGTACGCCTCCCGGTGCGCCGCGTACGAGGTGGCCAGCCCCTCGTCGGTCAGGTCGAAGGAGTACGAGTCCTTCATCACGAACTCGCGGGTGCGCAGCAGCCCCGAGCGCGGCCGGGTCTCGTCCCGGAACTTCGTCTGCACCTGGTAGATCGACAGCGGCAGGTCCCGGTACGAGCCCAGCTCCGCCTTCGCGAGCAGGGCGAACATCTCCTCGTGGGTGGGTGCGAGCAGGTGGTCGGCGCCGCGCCGGTCGACGAGCCGGAAGATGTCCGGCCCGTAGGCGTCCCAGCGGCCGGTGGTCTCGTACGGCTCGCGCGGCAGCAGCGCCGGGAACAGCACCTCCAGCGCGCCGATGCGGTCCATCTCCTCGCGGACGATCCGCTCGACGTTGCGCAGGACCTTCAGGCCGAGCGGCAGCCAGGCGTACCCGCCGAAGGCGACGCGGCGGACGTACCCGGCGCGCAGCAGCAGGCGGTGGCTCGGCACCTCGGCCTCGGCCGGCACCTCGCGCAGGGTGTGGACGAACCAGGAGGACATCAGGTCGGGCACGTTGTCTCAGCTCCGTCGTTCCCAGGCGGACCAGATCGGGCGCCACCC comes from Mycobacteriales bacterium and encodes:
- a CDS encoding proline--tRNA ligase, which gives rise to MSSWFVHTLREVPAEAEVPSHRLLLRAGYVRRVAFGGYAWLPLGLKVLRNVERIVREEMDRIGALEVLFPALLPREPYETTGRWDAYGPDIFRLVDRRGADHLLAPTHEEMFALLAKAELGSYRDLPLSIYQVQTKFRDETRPRSGLLRTREFVMKDSYSFDLTDEGLATSYAAHREAYLRIFARLGIDVRVVSAVSGAMGGSRSEEFLAPTPVGEDTFASCAQCGYAANTEAVPSPSRTAPIAEPGPVEELDTPDTPTIETLAAAVGVPASATLKNLLVLAGDEVVAIGVPGDREVDLGRVEGVLGPVRLFEPADFAGRPELVRGYVGPQGMAGTAFRYLADRRVSPGTSWVTGANKPDRHARNVVAGRDFTVEQYADVVTVLDGDPCPTCGAPLVLERGVEVGHVFQLGRKYTDAFELDVSGPDGALVRPTMGSYGIGVSRAVAVVAEQHHDERGLIWPREVSPYDVHIVPVGRGDQPAHARDLAERLEDTGLRVLLDDREASAGVKLTDAELLGVPHVVVVGRRSAEGVVEVRDRVTGEASESSLDDVVWAVTR